TCTAGTGGAACTGTATACTAGTGATAGACTATGCTATAATCTTAAACAGAGAACACATTAAATCATAGTACCTCAATGGAAGGCATGGTCACAGATATGTGAAGGTCGTCTCCATCATTCACTGCCTCCAACATGGTTATGCATTGTGAGCTTTCAACATTTTGTGCAGGATCCTGCCCCGTAGCAATGAATAGGGCAGTTACGATATTGCTAGCATGGGCATTGAAACCTCCAAGAGCTCCAGCTACAGCTGATCCAGCAAGATTTTTTATAATGTTAAGCTCGACGAGTTTTTGCACAGTGGTCTTAAGAACACTCTGCACAACCCCTCCTTTGATTGTAGCCTCACAAACAACAGATTTCCCACGACCTTCTATCCAGTTTACTGCTGTAGGTTTCTTGTCTGAACAGTAATTACCTGATGTTTAACAAAAAACGTAAAGGTGGATACCATGACAGGGGGGAAATACTGATAAGCTCATGATAATTGCAACAGTTTTGCTCCATGTCAGATGGAAACCAGAACTCAGTACCTCACTAGTTTTTTTACTATAAGTAAAGCAGTTTGCCTTTTACACTTGAGCTTTAGGGAGTGGATAGAAAAATATAGATAGCAACATGAAAATCCTAGATTCAGCACAGTCTGGTACAGAAACACACTTTCCTCAGGTTAAGGTTGCACACTTGCACTGAATAAGACAAAGTGGCATAATAACTAAAGGTGCTCAGCCTCAGAACAAGTTCGCTCCGAGGCAGATGCATACTAATAAATTCACTACCGCCTCGTGAGCAGAGCAGTTTGTTCTAAACTTGAGCTCTAGAGAGGGGACTGCAAATTGAAAACTTATCAAACAATCTGGTGCCCAAACGCACTTCCCTTAGGTAACATGACACTTTCCCAGAACCGACAAAAAAGATGTATTTTCCATCCATCGATGAAACATTTCCATCACCAATTCATGCTTAACATTACTAGTAAGGAGTTCAAACTGACATTGTGTTTACTTGTGTAATAAATCATATGCTAGCTTTATTGAAACAGTGCAAAACTAGCTTTTCTTTGTCATATAAAAGAAGGGAAGAATCAAACCAGACAGGCTGATGAGATCCATGTCGGGGAAATCATTCTGCAGGTAGCCCAAGACATTCTCAACACCTTTTGACACCATATTCATTCCCATTGCATCTCCGGTGCTACAAGTGAACCTAATGTAAAGGTTCCTACCAGCGAGTGCACACCGAATACCCTGAAGCCTGCCAAATCTGCTAGACCTGTGGACATAAAATAATTTGGATGTCACCTCTAACTGATAAAGATGATTACCTTTTATATGAATTGTTATTGGATTTGTTAAGAAAGCAAGCACTGCAACATATAAATATTGCAAAGATGCAAACAAGCATGCACAAGTAAACAAGAAAAATAATTATctccttttttgttttttttgaaaaactgtCCGAGGAATGTGTCCCTCATACAACCATCCATATGATTCATGTAGAACTGAACGTCTGATATGAAAAAAGTATGATAGCATATGATAAGCTATTGATGGGGAAATCTCAACAGCTAGGTCGTTCGTCACGAACAGTCTTCTAAAGGAAGTACAAATCAGCAAATGTCACAAACAGGTCGTTCGTCATTTGCTAGACTGCTACGACCACAAATGGTATTATTAGACTAAGTTTCAAATGCACAGCTAGAATGATAAAAATGTCTGCAACCTCGAAAGATGCAAACCTACAATGCATAATTTCAGTATATACTTCAAAAGAGTGGAAAAAAATGTGTAACCTATGAGACCACATCACATACAGATTACAAACACATGCAATTTTGGATGCACAGCTAGTTCGAGTTGTTTAGGAAAATCATTGAACTTGCTACAACATAAGGATGAAAATAATCATACAATACGAATAAACATCAATTACAACCTATGCTTCAAACCAGAGGAACATGTGCCAATTTGGCAAACTTTGAAAAACtgaagtaaaaaaaattatatagagAAATGAAGGAAAATGTAATGGGTCAATAAAAGAATTGTAGCAGTGAAATACCATATTTGGCATAAAGCAATGTGAGAAAGAACATTAAAGAGTATGAGATACATTCTTAAGTCTTAACTAAAGATGCAGCAATTTAAACACTAAAACACAACATTCTTGATATGCTAATCACTAAATGTTATAGAAAGACCAGATAACCGTGAATGCTTACCCATCAAACAAATACTAATGTAGAATATGTTGATAGGATGTCTACATGGCCATAGTTTAGAAGAAAAACCGAGAAAATATCCTCCATAATTTCTCAATATTTTGAAACAACAGGGAACCACAACATAAATCAGGACCTGAGTTATATGCAGGCTAATGTAAACCAAAAATAACCTAAAGCTCCACAAGTCTGCAAAACAACAGAATCAAAAGCTTCTAGTGACAAGAACCAGCAATTAACCAGCGCTTTTGCTGTTTTGCATGACACACTACAACAGATGGCAAAGCTCATTATAACTTGCCGAAACCGACAATAATTTAGGGCTATGAAGGAAGGGAACCAGTTTCAAGGATCAAAAGCCTTTCTAAGGACATATGTCAAATTTACTACCATAACCATGTGCCGTTGAGCCCCCATGCCAATAGTTGAAACAGAATGATGGACAAACCGTTTGACATTCCCTACAGTTTCGACGAACGCAACACGACAATTCAAGGTCAACAATTAAGAATATAAATTGGCATCATTCACAAATATCCTGCGATTGGGTGAACGCAACACGATAATTCAAGGACAACAATTCAGAAAGCATAAACTGGCATCATTTGCAAGTAACCGATAACAAATCCCGGAAAATTAGGAATCATAATGATGTTGATACCATAATAGGAGGCAACTGCTGTTGCCCCAGTGCATGTTGAAATTGGAGTAAGCTAATAAGCTGTGGGCTCCCCTCCTGTCATCAACCAAATAAGAAAAGGGGCACTTCCTTTTGTGGGCAATCACCTGACCTTAAAATAATGATGCCATGCAGTTCTGACCATAAACATCACAACAATACTCAAACAGCACACAAGAAACTTAAAGATGCACCAAAAGAATATGTCGTGGCTCTGGATAGGGGCCACGGCCGGGTGGCAGAAAGCATCCGCCTAACCTCAGAGGGTGGTTACCCGGGGAGGTGCAAGCTATTCTTCAGATCTACCCATGGAGCAAGGACACAAGAACACACCAGGAGTTAGTGGTTCGgcccgccggagcgtaataccctacgtccactgcgTGTTGTATTGCTCTTGGGTTTaaggatgagtctatcctctgccctcAGGTCCCTCTTTCGACCTCTGTCatcctctaacgggcgtctcccttttatagaccaaagggggacgcgtacacaggcgttggaccccgacaagtgggcccaacaaaGATGTATACTATACTAGACAGATTCTAATGGTGTTACAGTGTTGGAggatctcttgccggatacgcttcttcgtcctgtagactctctgaccgagggggtcttgtcccatcggcgaggcgcctgtTGAGGCAGAGTAGGTTGCGACGTAGACtatgggtctaccgcgtaggagttatgatactccgtcgtcGAGCTGTCGTGTCTGGCTGGCATAGCAGACTGACGAGCGTGGCATGGGTGGTACCAGCGGCTGTACTGTGTGtcttggtaacgcgcggtcaacagtacagcctggcaaaagtcacctcgggctctCCAGCAGAGCGCACCTTCGCcttccgcattgaatgcggtaggtgggtgAGCCTTCCTGGGGAAGcgtcgcggccgcgcgcgcgtgccgcCACCTTCGgacatgtggcggctccggaccccccgggtGGGGTGTCTGTTCTCTCctcgctgaggggtccggatagtacgTGGGGGTTCGGGACCCCGTGGGGGGTCCGGGCCCCCAGCCATTTTGACCTGAGCGCTTTCTTCTCCAGGACACGTGACGACACCGGACCtgccccgagcgggaagcgggttcggtaccgttggtctggtgagatggagccggaccgcaggggtccggctgctcagctccttagggcgtagttactgataactacacgagtcttgacatggcaagagggggtacccagTTCTGAGGTACCGACAGAATACTACACTTTTAACAATCACGGTATCACTACTCCAAGGCTTCATGTATAGTATATAAATAGCCAAGCAATTTCATATCCCATTTTAAGTAAGCATTAGAATCTACATGCAACTACTGGAGAAGGACGCATACCTATTGAAGAAAGAAGCCAAAGTCTCAAAATTGGCAGCTGCCTCCACGAACGACTTGAGCTCCGCGGCCCTCTTGGCGGACGGCAGCTTGACGACGGGCGCGCGGGACATGGCATCCCGGAGCAGCACGCTCACGGCGCCCCCGGACGCGGCGATGGCCCTGCACCCGCGGTTGACGCTGGCGACGAGACATCCCTCGGTGGTGGCCAAGGGGACGTGGTACTGGCGCCCATCCAGGAGCAGCGGGCCGGCGACCCCCACCGGTACCTGCACGTAGCCGACGGGCATCTCGCAGCATTGCCCCAGGATGGCCTGGTAGTCCATCCCGTCGAACGGGAGCCCCTCGACGCCCCGCCCCGTGACCC
This window of the Panicum virgatum strain AP13 chromosome 1K, P.virgatum_v5, whole genome shotgun sequence genome carries:
- the LOC120650124 gene encoding 3-hydroxy-3-methylglutaryl-coenzyme A reductase 1-like, which gives rise to MDARRVGGRIAAARRALAAGGSLPVPVLRITNGLAMISLVLSSCDLLRLCSDRSRPLGFPLGGREFATVLCQLASVVYLLSLFGAPSGSGHPKAPASDDEGAGSPRRARAADADAPAAMHAGVEGGDDEEIVATVVSGALPSHHLESSLGDCRRAARLRREALRRVTGRGVEGLPFDGMDYQAILGQCCEMPVGYVQVPVGVAGPLLLDGRQYHVPLATTEGCLVASVNRGCRAIAASGGAVSVLLRDAMSRAPVVKLPSAKRAAELKSFVEAAANFETLASFFNRSSRFGRLQGIRCALAGRNLYIRFTCSTGDAMGMNMVSKGVENVLGYLQNDFPDMDLISLSGNYCSDKKPTAVNWIEGRGKSVVCEATIKGGVVQSVLKTTVQKLVELNIIKNLAGSAVAGALGGFNAHASNIVTALFIATGQDPAQNVESSQCITMLEAVNDGDDLHISVTMPSIEVGTIGGGTCLASQASCLNLLGVRGPNCDSPGANAKLLATIVAGSVLAGELSLLAALAAGQLVNSHLKYNRSSKDVATC